The Juglans microcarpa x Juglans regia isolate MS1-56 chromosome 2D, Jm3101_v1.0, whole genome shotgun sequence DNA window AAGTAATTTACACAATCACGTAAATACTCTatcatcattaattaatttcctaAGCTTTTTTCATCATGAGTCTttcccaccccaccccacccccggCCTGGCCATGGCCACCCTTTTTTCTGGGTCGTAAGCACCAAGTAAGCAAGCAATCGCATTTCATGGACTAGCTACCCAACTTCTCCACAatccatatttatttaaaagagaaaacaaattataacctaattaaaaaataaattaatgagaaaaaaaagtaggtCAAACAAAACTCGAGAGCTGGAATCTGGAAAACCTCATCAGAAAGGAGGGAAGGTCTTGCCTAACGCACCCACGCTAGTCCAGAAACCAACCAAGTCTTGCCTGTATGGCAAGTATGTCCGCCTCTTGTCCCCCTCCCTCATCGCCCTGTTCCTCACATAGAAAGCTTCGTGCGCCGACGACATGGTTTCCTTCGACACGGCCTTCTTCAGTACCTTCTTTTCCAGCTTCGAATAATCCAGTTCGGCGGCCTTCTCGGCTCTGATCTCAGCTTCCTTTTTCGGCGTCAAGAATACCAACGATTCCTTGCCTTCGCTGTTGCATCTGCGAAGAAAACTCGAGAGCCTCCACCGTTTTGATGCCGACGCGGGTCCTGTTCCGGTGGAACTGCTTTTCTTGCATTTGCTGGGGGAGGCTTTGGACGAGCTGTTGTTACTACTATTCGGAGTCCAAATACAGTACGTTCCTGGAGGGACCCCATCCAGCCCGTCCTCCACCTCTTCCTCCGAAGACGTCGAAAACGTCGACGACGTTTGATCGCGTTCCTCTACTAACAGCTGCTTTAGCGGAACCCGGACGGACGGCACATCGTGACCCTCTGCCTCCTCTGGATCGCACGTTTCATTGATTTTCTGTTTACTCTTTTCCGCGAAGAGGTCGCGATTGAATATAGGGAAAACCGGACCGACGTGTCCGTCGATGACGGCCACATCGTCGGCCCTACGAACCGAAACGAATTCGAAGTCGTCATCGTTGTCCTCTGGTTCTTCGCCCCGATAATCATCACCAAGTTGTCGCTGCCGGTCCCCAACACCGTCAAATTCGCGGGTTACTTCAGCTGCTATGGCTGCCAGTCTATCCGAAGAGTAGCTGTTAAAGCTAGGACATGCAGAAAGTTCGGAACTTTCTCCTTGCATTTGGAGCTTAATTTTTACACCGCTTGCTTCGTCTCTCGAACTCCTTCTCTTCTTCGTCGTCTTCCGCTTCTCGTGTCTGTAAATCTCTGGGGGTTGATTCTTCTTGACCTCTGTGTTGTGTTtgggaaatgaaggaaaataattaagatttggTTAACGGGTCCCTATATATATCAAGGTGGGTGGGTAGTGCGTGATTAATTAATGAtgttaaacaaaataatgatatatgaacaaaaaaaaaaaaaaaaaaaagggttagcCCAAGTGTTGGCGCGTGAATCCAGAAGTATAAAAATGGTTTGACATTTTCGCGTCGCCTTACTTCTTTCCGTCGTTCTTACGTTAAACGTGGTGAGTTCACGCGTGTCTTATGATCAGTCTATTTCGGTTTTTGGGTTTACgaattaaagagaaaatgatatatatagtagtattgTAGTGTGTGGTTTCcggtatttttttttgaaaaaattgaaaaaaacaaattgaaatttatattattatttaaaaaaaaaggagtataAGAAGATTGCACGctcaaaaagataaaaattgtatataaaattactattaataaagtATGAGTATTTTTGTTAGACCATCTGAAATTTACAGATTATATAACACTCTTAACATGGTACTACCATGCAGTGTcaagtgacttattaaaaagaatataaaataattatattcaaaataa harbors:
- the LOC121251123 gene encoding uncharacterized protein LOC121251123, whose product is MQGESSELSACPSFNSYSSDRLAAIAAEVTREFDGVGDRQRQLGDDYRGEEPEDNDDDFEFVSVRRADDVAVIDGHVGPVFPIFNRDLFAEKSKQKINETCDPEEAEGHDVPSVRVPLKQLLVEERDQTSSTFSTSSEEEVEDGLDGVPPGTYCIWTPNSSNNSSSKASPSKCKKSSSTGTGPASASKRWRLSSFLRRCNSEGKESLVFLTPKKEAEIRAEKAAELDYSKLEKKVLKKAVSKETMSSAHEAFYVRNRAMREGDKRRTYLPYRQDLVGFWTSVGALGKTFPPF